AAGCTCACGCTCGTTTAAAGGCTGACTACGGACGTGTTGGAAGATAAAGCCTGGcatattcttcttctttttagaAGAAGAATAGTCAAACCCTGTTGGTGCTCTAGCGCCATCTACtgtgctcctctctgctctgatccTGCATGAGGACCGCTGCTAGCAGCATGGACAAAGACGCTGACCAAGGCTGACCTTCATAGAGCTgtagcgccctctgctggtggATTTGCTGCGGGCGACATGTTGACCCATGGTAGTTACAAAGCTCGTAAACAagattaagttttttttctctcttgaaGGTATGATACTGTATAAACTCATTATTGTTACTCGATGATATGGGTTTATCCTTTTTACACGGCATacatataatatatatatttaaattttattatttcagatgttttgacTCAATCTTTACCAGCTCTCAAACATCCATACAGCTCCTTCACTGCACCTTTAGTTATGTGTCACACttaatattaatgttttttttttgtttgtttgtttttttttgtttttcttattctgCTTTGTATCCTTACATTAATTGTTCTGCTGTCCAATAGCTATTTACTTCTTGGTGACTTATATGTTCTTTAGTTTTAACATTGTGTCAAGTCCTTAACATCTTAAATgaaatggatgatggatagatagagagagagaatcTGTTGTATCTATGTTGAACAGGAGTGGAGTTTTCATGAGTTGCGAGGTTACTTTACTACCATGTCAACAAAAATTTGCTGTCATTTCAGCACCACAGTGAAATGAACAGCTACTCAGCTCTCAGATGACTGTTGACTGCCACAGCTCTATCCATGGTTCAGATAGCTTTCAGTTTGACCTCTCTACTTAGAAATATTATCCTATGTCATAAACGGTTGTTGCAcatatttttcaggtttttataaactgaaatcagattaataaataaaaaggccAACGTGCAATTCCAGGGATCAGACATCAAGGCTCTGCAGGAAGCCAGCGAGACTACCTGGTCGGCCTCTTTGTGGTGTCCATCAGACAGCAGAAAATTCACCGCTCAAAATCCCGTTTTGAAACTTGTTTTTCCACGATCTTTAACCCCTTGTTGTCACTttgttgccactcttaacccatgcttgccacttttatcccattttgccactttcctctGATTTTTGTATCCTATGCAATTATTGAGTTATATTTTCACTCAAGCTGTaacttgatttatttatttatttatttgttgcatCCTGACATCAGACATTATTTTCCGAATGGTTCAATACAGAAAATtggtttctgtgtctgtagatGTTATGTTGTGGTGCagcataaaattaaaacaaaaccaaacaaaaaaaggacttTGATGAAAGTGACTTTTATCAGACATGTATCAGCCATTATGGTCAGCCCTGGACAGAAGCCAGATAACCTCCACGTAGCCTACTGAATGTTCTTTTCTTGTTCCTGGAGGAAAAATGAATGTGATCCTAGGTGTAACGGCCGGTGGCTCGTTGGCACTTTTGGCGGAAAGTTTGAACAGATTTGTGTCCAATCATCGGCGGACCTTTGAGTCCGTGCGTTTCCTCCAGGCGGGGCTGAGCTCCAGGAGCAGCCCGACACCAATCAGAGTCCGGAGGTCTGAGGCAGCGTCACCGTGTCACGGCCTCTCCTCCTCCGCTTTAAGAGCAGCTCCTCTCCGCTCTTTAACATATTAGCATCTCCTACtctgagagaaagaagaggcaGACAATGGCAAGAACCAAGCAGACCGCTCGTAAATCCACCGGAGGCAAAGCCCCCAGGAAGCAGCTGGCCACCAAGGCTGCCCGCAAGAGCGCCCCGGCTACCGGCGGCGTCAAGAAGCCCCACCGTTACAGGCCCGGTACCGTGGCTCTCAGAGAGATCCGTCGCTACCAGAAATCCACCGAGCTGCTCATCCGCAAGCTGCCCTTCCAGCGCCTGGTCCGAGAGATCGCTCAGGACTTCAAGACCGACCTGCGCTTCCAGAGCTCGGCGGTCATGGCTCTGCAGGAGGCCAGCGAGGCCTACCTGGTCGGTCTCTTCGAGGACACCAACCTGTGCGCCATCCACGCCAAGAGGGTCACCATCATGCCCAAAGACATCCAGCTGGCCCGCAGAATCCGTGGAGAGAGAGCTTAAACACACTCACCATCGGCCACGACAAACACAACGGCTCTTTTAAGAGCCACACCACTACACACAAAGATCTCATTCCTGCATCCAAAACACATTTCACCTCTTTACCACCTTCCTGGAAGTGTGCACTCAATATTGTCAAATCAAGACCATTCATTCAGGCCAGCTTTCATCCTATTCATCATCAAACAAACGATAACCTACAACAGCGCTCCTTAAATAGGGCTACGTCCCATTTTGAAATGGATGGAGAGTACTCAACAATAGCGACGTTCTATGCACAACAAGACTCACACACTTTTTTACCAGGATGTTATGCACgttccaaaagaaaaaaaaaaacaaaaaacactggcACTGCAAAAGtctgctgttttctcctctcctctacTGACATATGGGAGCAGAAGATTAAAGGAGGCCTCCCTCTTTCCCCTACGCCGTGCGTCATGCAGCTTTTCACGCAAAGCCAGGAAGACGAAGACCGTGccgtttcattcactgtgccaggactgatttttcattcattttgttaCATATTAacgataatattaataataccAATACTAATAAGGGCACAACTGAGGTTCGCTATGAGTTCACTCCCCTACAGCGCACAGATTGCcccacctgtttgtgttccacaCTGGTCACAGCACTCATTTCAATCAGCTGACTGATCCGGACCATTTACCTGTGTCTGAGGACAGAGTGCTATCAAATATTTCATTGACTAAAGTCTCGTTAGtttggaaacagctccagctttTCCAGGGTGCGCTTTATCGGCGCTTTCACATGGACATGTCGGGCTGCtggctgcctgtctccctctctaccaggctacctaggggaaaaacacaagcacacagaCCTAAAAACTGACATTCATCGTGGTCAATAAAGCTGATTCGATTCATGTGGACTTGAAATCTGATCAAGTATTTGATTGAACTGTAACATGAATACAGAGGCTATTTGGCTGACAATGTTTCAGGAAATAGGGGAGTGAAAACAGCCAGGAAGGACTAAAGCTCACAACAGAAGCATGTCTGATTGAATTAGAAATGATTATCTTCTTtacttgaacaaaaaaaatgacacgtcattttgaagtgttttttttttttttaaacaatccCAACATAAAAAGCCAACATGCCCTTGCTGTTTCCAGATTTTTATGTCTATACTGTCCATTATTACGCCTCAGTATGAGGGGCACTCAAATAAATGAAGAGGAACTTTGAATGTCCAAGAAACAACCTCAAATATGCAAGTTGAAAGGTTGGGAACAACATTTGACTTCAAAGTCGTAAACGTGCACCGAACcttcattattttgaaatactaAAGCCCCCAGGTGGGGAAAGACGATGGAGACTACCTCTGCTGGACTGCTCCTGGAGCTCAGCCCCGCCCGGAGGAAACCCACCGCCTCATCTGATCTGCTGATTGGAGACCACTGAGTTTGAAAAGTCCGCCAAAATTCAGGCGCCCAGTCGGACATAAAGAGGAGGGTGTGAGCGGCTCCAGGCACACTTTCTGTGACTACTACGATCAGTGAACATCCACACCATGTCTGGACGAGGCAAGACAGGCGGAAAGGCCAGAGCCAAGGCAAAGACCCGCTCCTCCCGTGCCGGACTCCAGTTCCCGGTCGGTCGTGTCCACAGGCTGCTCCGCAAGGGCAACTATGCCGAGCGTGTAGGAGCCGGAGCCCCCGTCTACCTGGCGGCTGTGCTCGAGTACCTGACCGCTGAGATCCTCGAGCTGGCTGGCAATGCTGCCCGGGACAACAAGAAGACCAGGATCATCCCCCGTCACCTGCAGCTGGCTGTCCGCAACGACGAGGAGCTCAACAAGCTGCTGGGAGGAGTCACCATCGCTCAGGGCGGCGTGCTGCCCAACATCCAGGCTGTTCTGCTGCCCAAGAAGACAGAGAAGGCCGCCAAGAAGTAGACCAGACCCGCTATAAACAACACAACGGCTCTTTTAAGAGCCACCCACATCTTAACTAAAGAGACCAGTCCTTAACCATTCACTTTACACAGCCCCGCTTCGTTGTTCGTTCTGGTTTTACACAAAAACTCACACTTACTGCAACTCTTAAGAGCAAAGCCACCCAGCATCATCACTAAAGCCGCGAACTTTAAATTTATACAGCTCTTTCATGCCCCGATGCCATTTCTTTATCTTCCTTTAACCTTATGGCAACGAGTCTACTGATCATTCAGCCAGTTTAGCAGTCTGAAAGCTACACACAAAACTAATTCAACTTATTTTAGCATGCGTGGAGGAGTATTGCATTTATTAGATGGCCACGTAAGCTAGTAGTAGTGATGGGAAGTTTGGCTCTATTcaaagagtcggctcttttgGCTCGGCTCTCAAAGAAGAACCGACTCTTTCGACTCCCGAACTgctctttatttaggatcttttgtagccctgtattttaccttaacttggcaaaaaaataatggttagtgtgttgaaaacccttgtgcattcagtgtttttatgagaagccttataatcgcctaattttgtgcatttattctgcTACAAAACCATTCTAGCATTTATATTCCACTGGTTTGGCTTAGAATTAATGCTGAGCAGATGTAGACATTTGTTTGCATATGCGCAGTTCAAATTCGGTTTCCAGGACGGATCGGGTAGTGACATCCCcctttctgttttcacataatggTATAATCCTATATCCTTacatgtgattggctgcatgGCTGCTATGTTGGCtaatcaaaacaaagttctgaccagagctgggGCTGAGCACTGTGAGAGCTAAGCAgcgaaaggaaaaaaaaaacggggGCCAGCTCTTCTGAATTACTACAAAACATCGGCTCTCAGAGTCGCAGCTTTTGCGCATGACCCATCACTAGTTAGCACTTATGAAAATCACTGAATATGACCACTGATGAAGGCCTTATTATGTATATCATTGATGGTGTCCCCCTTCAACTTTGACCTACTACTGGGACACTTCTGCACGTTATTCTAGCTATTACTTACAGGCGTTTTCTTTTGTCAAGTTTAGACATACACAACACCAGGGGCTGTTGTTCCTGCTCATGTGACATTCACAAACCAACCGCTCAAGCCAACTCATTTTGGATGCAATGTTGGTTTAATCTGCTCCTTTGTGTTATTTGTTTCTCGTAACACACCCTAGAATAAAGGGATTATCTTTAAATCACACGTACTCACAATCTCATGTCAAAGACTTGTATCCTCTGCATTTCATCTTTAGCTTCATTACAAGTCTACTGActcatttcacaaaaaataccTGCACATATCACTCACTGCTCTACATGTTACTACATTGAGTTGATTTAATAAAGGCAATTTGGACCCCAAAAAAGAGCCGTTAGGAGACAAAAGAATCGATTCatagaaataaagtcaaatgaACTGGGTCACTCCAAATTCACATCTCCattctttctgctgctgctgctatctTTTCGTGGGCTCAGACTTCTTGCAGACCCCCCTCAAAAGGACCTCAGCCCCCATCCCCCTCTGCTACTCAGCCTCATGTGCTCCGATTTCAGCCAATGTTGTCTGAGTGACAGCGCCTCCTGATTTACATcaagactgaagaaaaacaGGGACTTGAGCAACTGGACCTCATTCGTCTTTTCGAACATCACCATGCCTGATACCGTGAAAGCGCCCAAGAAGGGCTCCAAGAAGGCCGTGTCTAAGGCCACCAAGAGCGgcaagaagagaaagaggagcaggaAGGAGAGCTACGCCATCTACGTCTACAAGGTCCTGAAGCAGGTCCACCCCGACACTGGGATTTCATCCAAGGCCATGGGCATCATGAACTCCTTCGTCAGTGACATCTTCGAGCGCATCGCTGGTGAGGCCTCCCGTCTGGCTCACTACAACAAGCGCTCCACCATCACCTCCAGGGAGATCCAGACCGCAGTCCGCCTGCTGCTTCCCGGAGAGCTGGCCAAGCACGCCGTGTCTGAGGGCACCAAGGCTGTCACCAAGTACACCAGTTCTAAGTAAATCTGCTTTTAGACAACACCCAAAGGTCCTTTTAAGGACCACCCACCCTTTCCAAGAGCCCAATTCCCTGTAAATCATCTTTAATTTGTTAAACATTGTTCAACAGCAAAACCTTTACAGTAACTCACCTAGTTATTAGGATTTATTCTGAGCACGCCCTGTTTGAAGCAGACAGAATAAAGCAAGATTAAGCCAAAATCCTAACTTTTCATTATTAGTCTGAGGTCTACCCTAAAACGCAACAAACTATGCCAATACTGAGTGAGAAAGAATTCCATTCAAAAATCACAATAGGGCGAGTGTAACCAAATGCTGAAAGAGCAGGAACATTTCGCAAACAACTcgaaatgtaaatgtttttctcagcGTTTCTCTGCATGTGCTGcccatttgtgtgtgtgtgtggtaatTGAGCCCTCCTCGTTTGTGTGAACCCTTTGCCTTTTGCTCAAGCAGGGTCGATTGTTGTCAGCTGTTCATTTTGGTGTATCAAAATGTTCTTTCAGCACCACGGAGTGATGGACAGCGCCTCTGCACCCAGCTGATTGTAAACAATGTCTAAAATGACCTGTAGCCATGCTTCCCCATCAGGACATTTCACCACCTAAGCATGAACTGGAGGGGGAAGGAAATGTGCTCTGAGATGCAGAGAGCGAGTGGCTCTTTAAAGAGCCTTTCGTTGCTTGTCTAGAGAGCTGCTTTAGTGTCGGAGCTCACTTCTTCTTGGCTGCTGCTGCCTTCTTGTCCACACCATTGACATGGTGTTG
The sequence above is a segment of the Cheilinus undulatus linkage group 9, ASM1832078v1, whole genome shotgun sequence genome. Coding sequences within it:
- the LOC121514865 gene encoding histone H2B type 1-O-like, with protein sequence MPDTVKAPKKGSKKAVSKATKSGKKRKRSRKESYAIYVYKVLKQVHPDTGISSKAMGIMNSFVSDIFERIAGEASRLAHYNKRSTITSREIQTAVRLLLPGELAKHAVSEGTKAVTKYTSSK
- the LOC121514871 gene encoding histone H3 yields the protein MARTKQTARKSTGGKAPRKQLATKAARKSAPATGGVKKPHRYRPGTVALREIRRYQKSTELLIRKLPFQRLVREIAQDFKTDLRFQSSAVMALQEASEAYLVGLFEDTNLCAIHAKRVTIMPKDIQLARRIRGERA
- the LOC121514858 gene encoding histone H2A encodes the protein MSGRGKTGGKARAKAKTRSSRAGLQFPVGRVHRLLRKGNYAERVGAGAPVYLAAVLEYLTAEILELAGNAARDNKKTRIIPRHLQLAVRNDEELNKLLGGVTIAQGGVLPNIQAVLLPKKTEKAAKK